Below is a window of Alphaproteobacteria bacterium DNA.
TCTGCAACCAAGGCTTTGACTCTTTTATCCATCTCTTTGAGTTCTTCTTCAGTGATCATTTTTTTCTCAAGAAGATACCCTTTCAAATAATCAAGCGGATCTGACTCGCCCTTGACCTTTTCAACTTCTTCCTTGCTACGATATTTAGCAGGATCTGACATCGAGTGACCACGATATCGATATGTTTTTGCTTCAAAAAGCATAGGACCTTTGCCTGAACGAATATAGTCAAATGCGTCAGATGCCTCATGATACATCTCAACAACATTCATCCCATTCACTTGTTTGCCTGGAATGCCGTAAGAAGCGCCACGTTGATAAAGCTCACCGGCAGATGATCTCTCCTGAGCCGTTCCCATCGCATATTTATTGTTTTCAACAACAAACAAAACCGGTAATTTCCACAGAGAAGCCATATTGAAAGACTCATAAACCTGGCCTTGGTTGATAGCCCCATCTCCAAAATAACAGACACAAACGCCGTTATCTTTTTTATACTTATGTGCAAAACCTAAACCAGCACCAATTGAGACTTGAGCTCCAACAATACCATGTCCGCCGAAAAAGTTCTTTTCACGGCTGAACATATGCATAGATCCGCCCTTACCTTTTGAATAACCACCACTGCGTCCTGTAAGCTCAGCCATAACACCCTTTGCATCCATACCGCAGGCGAGCATATGACCATGGTCACGATAGCTTGTAATCACTGTATCATTGGCTTGTTGTGCTGCTTGAATTCCAACCACAACAGCTTCTTGTCCAATGTATAAGTGGCAAAATCCGCCAATTAAACCCATTCCATAAAGCTGTCCAGCTTTTTCTTCAAAGCGACGCAAAAGGAGCATGTCCTCATAAAACTTTAAATATTGCTCTTTAGATAGAGCCTCTCTTTTTTTCGTCATCGTCTTTATATACCCTTGCTGTTAATTGGTACTTATAAGTTTCTTCAAAACTTACCTAGCCTTTACATACTTTACAAACAAAAAAATAACAATTTGATAAAAACATTATCTCATACTCTCTTCTTTTTTCGTTAAAACGAGAATTTGCCAGTCTTGATAAGCCTTCTCATAAATCAAGTCAGCGCCATGCTTTATATGTGCATTTAACACATCTTCTTTTTGGTTAACTAAAAGCCCTGCCAAAATCAAATGGCCACCAACGGCTAGTTTTTTCATTGCCGCTTCAGCCATCAAACAAAGAGGATTCGCCAAAATATTTGCAAAAATCAGATCAAAGGCCTTGTGATCCTCTACTTCTTTTGTATTATATCCATCACCACAAAAAGCTGCAACACGTTTATTCAATTGATTTTTTTCTAAATTAAATTGGCTGACTGTCACAGCTTCCGGATCATTGTCAACAACAAGAATATCAGTCACATCAGGATAAAGTTTCGCTGCTGCCATACCCAGAATTGCTGTACCACAGCCCATATCAAGAATAGAAGCTGGGGTGATTTTATCTTTCATAGCCAACAGCGCTTCAAGACATCCTCGTGTTGTGAAATGCTCACCCGAACCAAAGGCTGTTGCTGCATCTAATTGTAAAGCGTGAAACCCTGCAGGTGGCGCCTCTGCAATATGAGAGCCATAGATGTAAAATTGATCGCCAATGGTGAGTGGTGGGAAGCCTTCGTATGATTTTTTAAGCCAATCCTCATCAGCAATTTCTTCAAGGGATAACGCAAAAGGTTCATCAGTTGACCTTTGCAAGGGCAACATATTTTGGATATCTTCTAAATCAGGCTTTTCCTCAAAGAAAATCTGAACGCCCCATTTTTCAATCGATTCATCAATTTCCAAAAGGCTATAAGTTGGAAAAACCTCATCCAACATTGACTCAACACGTAAGAGATCAGACACATCTAGCTCAAACGAAACTTTATACTTCAGAATATTTTCTTCCACAATTCACCTAAATCAAAGACCTGCAGCTTCAGCCACAACTAAAAAACCAGACATAACCTTTTTCTCGCCTGCTTTATCAAAAAGAACAGTTACTTTATCACTTTCCACAAAAGAAACAACCCCATATCCAAATTTTTGATGAAAAACCCTAACGCCTTTCTCAAAAATTGAACTTGCCGTAAAATCATCAGCAGGTTCGCTCATATACCGATTTTTCTTTTCGAGAGATAAAGGCGGCTTATCAATCATCTGATTTTTGTAATATGACTGCTGAGACCATTTTTGCTGCACTTGATAATTAGATTGCGATTGCGTTCGCTTGATAACAACAGCACTCGCCGATAATTCTTTTAAAAACCGTGACGGCAGCATCGCATCCCATGTTCCATACATGCGCCGATTCTTAACATGTGAAATAATCAAACGCTCCCTTGCCCTTGTCATCCCAACATAGGCAAGGCGTCTTTCCTCTTCAAGGCCTTGAACGCCATTATCTTCCATTGCTTTTGGATTTGGGAATACACCCTCCTCCCAGCCTGGCAAGAAAACAACATTAAACTCAAGCCCTTTCGCTGCATGTAAAGTCATGAAAGTAACAAGATTCTGCTCAGTTTGGCTTGCATTATCCATCACGAGAGAAATATGCTCCAAAAAGCTCTGCATCGTTTCAAATTCGCCAATCGCATTGATTAACTCATTTAAATTCTCAAGACGACCTGGCGCTTCAGGGCTTTTATCTTGTCGCCACATCTCAATATAACCAGAGTCTTTTAAAATTGACTGCACAACATCTACATGCTTCGTATGAGCTAAAGAGTCACGGCATTTTTTGATATTATTGACAAATTCAAAAAGAGTTTGCTTCATTTTGGGTTTAAATTCATCCGTTCCCAACAGACGATCCGTCGCCTCCAACAGGGAAATTTGCTCACTACGCGCAACATGATGAATCAATTGAAGCGTTGAAGGACCAATGCCTCGCTTTGGCGTGTTAATGATGCGCTCAAATGCAAGATCATCCTGAGGTTGTACAATCAGACGAAAATAAGCAATCGCATCTCGAATCTCAAGCCTTTCATAGAATCTTAAACCACCGATTACTTTATATGGCAATCCAACGGCCAGAAACCGTTCTTCAAATTCACGTGTTTGATAACCAGCACGAACCAAAACAGCAATCTCAGATAACGAAACGCCTTTTCTCTGGAGCTTATCAATCTCAAGAGCAATAAGACGCGCCTCTTCTTGCCCATCCCAAAAAGAATGAACCTCAACTGGCAGGCCTTTATCTGATTCTGTCCAAAGCGTTTTGCCCAATCTAGATTTGTTTTTCTCAATCAATGTGCCCGCACATGAGAGAATATGTCCTGTGGAGCGATAATTTTGCTCAAGACGAATAATTGTAGCACCAGGAAAATCAGCCTCAAACCGTAGAATATTATCAACTTGAGCACCGCGCCATCCATAAATGGATTGATCATCATCGCCAACACAACACAAATTTTTATGATGCTGCGCCAAATACCGAAGCCACAAATATTGAGCAACGTTTGTATCTTGATATTCATCAACCAGAATATATTTAAACCGATGTTGGTATTGCTCAAGAATCTCAGAATGATTCTTAAAAATCTGAATCACGTGCAGCAAAAGATCACCAAAGTCACAAAGATTTGATGCTTTCAGGCGCTCTTGATAAAGACTGTAGATTCTTTTCATCTTGCCTTCAACCAAAAATCGCTTTGCATCCGATCCGATTTGTTCTGGCAAAAGAGCTCTATTCTTAAAATAATCTATGGTTGATTTGACCATACGCGGCGGCCATTTTTTCTCATCCACCTCTTCATCTTTCAGAATCTGCTTAATCAAACGCAACTGATCATCATCGTCCAAGATATTGAAATTCGACTGCAAACCAATTTTTTCTGCATGAACACGCAAAATACGCACTGCAATCGCATGGAAAGTTCCAATCCACCAGCCTTCCGTCTGATGCCCTAAAAGCATGTTAACACGTTCATGCATTTCAGCTGCGGCTTTATTGGTAAATGTCACGGCCAGAATTTCATGCGGAGAGGCTTTTCCTGTATTCAGCAAATGAACAATACGTGTCGTGAGAACTCTAGTTTTCCCTGTGCCGGCACCAGCCAAAACCAAGACAGACCCATCCGTTAAAAGAACAGCTTCTTTTTGTCTCTCATTCAGCAAGTCCAAGTACGACAAGGGGGATGACACTGGAACCTCTTGATTTTCTTCAATTTCAATATTGTATGCATATTCATTCATACCCTTTTATAACACCTTTTTTCAAAAAGCAAAATTCAATTTCATCCTTTTTTTTAGAGAGAGGAGTTGCTATGATAGAAAACAATAAAAATAAAGGCAAATAAGATGAGCAAAAAAACACATTACAAAAACAATCTTAAAAGCGATGTTGCTTGCTTAATCAAAGCCGCTCAAAGAAAAGGATTCTGGGGAAAGCTTAGAGGCTATTTTCTGGCAGGAATCCTGATCACCGCCCCTATTTCTTTGACCATATATCTCGGTTGGATTTTTATCGATTTTATGGATACAAAAGTCTCAGGCATTTTACCCGATAAATACAATCCTGAAACCTACCTCCCTTTTAGCGTTCCAGGCCTTGGCTTTTTAATCTTTCTGATCGTTATCACACTTATTGGAGCACTGACAGCTGGCTTTGTTGGTCGATATTTTATCAACCTTAGTGAACGTATCGTCACAAGAATGCCGATCCTGAGATCAATTTACGCCGCGATCAAGCAAATTTTTGAAACAATCCTCTCAACGCAATCGAGCGCCTTTCGTGAAGTGGTTCTGTTTCAATATCCACGACCAGGAATCTGGTCATTAGGCTTCATTACGGGCCTGACTGAAGGTGAAATTCAAGATCTGACAGAAGATGAAGTCCTCAATGTTTTTCTGCCAACAACGCCAAATCCAACTTCTGGATTTCTTCTTTTCATTCCTAAAAATGATCTGCTCTTTCTTGAAATGTCCGTTGAAGATGGCATTAAAATGGTTGTATCTGGAGGAATTTTGACACCTAAGAAATTAAAGGAAAAGTCAATAGAAACAAAAAATTACGCATAATACTTAAGAAAAGAGATTACGAGTACATACGCCTTACTGCTTCTGCACGACCACTCTCATCTAGCTCCTCTTGTTTATGCGCATTTTTTAACCGAGCGTGCCTTGACAATAATTCATTCTGAACTCTCTTTATTGCAGCAAATTCTTGCATTCTTGGAAGCAATTTCAAATTCAATGTCGTTTTATCAACACCTTCACCACCCTCTTTTATATTTTCCTCTTCAAGCTGGTCAAATATTTTCTTTGTAATTTGCATTAATTTTTCTTCGAGCAAGACAATATTTAAATAGGTGAATGACAATGGTAAAGGAACAGATGAATTTAGAAAATAATCAATCAACATAACAACATGCGATTGACTTTCAAACTCAACATTAAAGTGAGAATTCACATATCTGATTGAATCACTCATCTTCATAAACTCACTTTGAAGAGTCTCAACGGCCCTCTCTTTTATATTCTGTTCTGGATTTTCAAGATTGGCAATTGCTGTGATGACTTTTTCGGCCGATACTGAAAACAGGACAATAGATATTCACCTTGTGGTGTTATGGTTACCTTAGAAAAACAAGGATGTCTTTCCAAGAAAACAGCCGCCTCCATCTCTTCTTGATGAGGGTAATTCAGTTGATCAAAAACATATTTAGGGATAGGTTGAATAATTAAAGAGCTAGCATTTACAGCATGTTGCGATAAACTTTGGTTTGGTAAGGGCATGAACCGCTCCTTCACGTTATTATTCAACCATCTGAATTAAAAGAATAAATTGACTTTTAGTTTGAAAAGCTTTATTCTGTACTCTCCTACTCTTTAGGCTAGATTAAAAAAATTACGAATCAATTAAGATGATCGTTTAAATTCATTACTTTATTAATCATAAGCAAAGACTGGAAATCCATCATAAAGAGCCCTCTAAACGCGGGGCTTGATGGTTTTATTTTAAAATTTTAAAAACTATGTTATGATATTGGCAGAAAACCGACTTGATAATATAAGTAAACAGAAAGAAGACACTACCGTGACTATGAATAAAGATCATTTTTCAAAAAAGAAGAAATCTCACAAACAACAATCTCATATTAAATCCTTTGATTTAAAAACAACACCCCACAAAAAATTTACACCTCCAGCTGATGAAAACTGGTTTGTTTCCCTTGGTGGATCTGGTGAAATTGGAACCAACTTAAACTTCTATGGCCATGACGGAAAATGGCTAATGGTTGATTTTGGTATTTCATTCGGTAATGACATGACACCAGGTGTTGATGTGATTATGCCAGACATTTCATTTGCTGCCGAACATAAGCGCGACATTGAAGCGCTGATCGTCACACATGCACATGAAGATCACTGCGGTGCTATCCCTTATTTGTGGCAAAAACTAAAATGCCCAATTTATTGCACCCCTTTTACAGCAGAAATTGTCAAAGCAAAAATGCAAGAATCTGGTGTTAATTTAGAAAACAACTTACATGTTGTCCCCCTTGATTCTGAAATTGAACTCGGACAATTTAAAGTTCATTTCATTAGCATGACACACTCAATCCCTGAATCATGTGCTTTATTTATCCAAACAAAAGCCGGAAACGTTGTTCATACTGGTGACTGGCGTGTAGATGAAAACCCAATTGTTGGCCGTAAAACAAACGTTCCATTCTTAAAACAAATTGGCGAACAAGGTGTTGATGTAATGGTTTGCGATTCAACAAATGCAAACGTAAAGTCAGTTGACGGATCAGAACTTGAAGTTGAGGCCACCTTACGCCGTATCTTTAAAGATTATAAGCACCGTGTTTTAGTCACTTGCTTTGCCTCAAACATTGGCCGTGTTGTTAGCGTTGCGCGTGCAGCTCATGAGCAAAACAGAAAAGTGGCTCTTGTTGGTCGATCACTCTGGCGCATGACTGGTGCTGCTAAAGAGACAGGCTATCTTGCCGGGATTGATAATTTCATTTCAGAAACTGATATGAGAAACTATGCCGACGATGAACTCGTTCTTATCTGCACAGGTAGCCAAGGCGAAGCACGTGCTGCCATGTCTAAGATTGCTAGAGGCGAACATCAACACGTACGCATTAAGCCATCAGACTTAGTCCTTTTCTCATCACGTGAAATTCCAGGAAATGAATTAGCGCTCAATCGCGTGAAAAACAACCTGAGTCAGTTAAATGTGAAATATATGACAGCCGATGACGAAATGATTCACGTTTCTGGTCACCCAGCACAAGATCAATTATTACAGCTTTACCAATGGGTTAAGCCAAAAATATCTGTGCCTGTTCACGGTGAAGTCATGCATCAAACAGCCCATGCTGAAATTGCACATGCAGCCAATGCAAAACAAGTTGTAATTCCTGACAATGGTGATTTGTTCAGCTTTAAAGATGGCGCTGCTCATTTGATTGATAAAATCAAAACAGGTAAATATGCATTGCAAGGTGATAAGGTTGTTGCTTTTGATGAAGATGTCATTCGCGATCGTTTCAGAATGATGAATTCTGGCCTTGTGATGATTACACTTGTGCTCGACGAAAATGGAGAAGTTGTCTCTGATCCTGTTGTCAGCACCATGGGTATTTTCGATGAAAGCGACTACGATATTGGACGCGTTGATGAAATTATCTATGATACTCTTGGATCAATGAACCCTTCTCAAATCGAACAAGATGCTCTGATTGAAGAAATGATTGGCCCAAAAGTCAAAAGATACTTCTCATCTCGTTATGGTATGAAACCAAACCTCAAACTCCATATTGCAAGGGTATAAAATTATGCTAAAAAGACTAAACCATGTGGCAATCGCCGTTCCTGATTCAGAACAAGCAGCAGCTCATTATGGTTTAGTCTTTGGCATGACGCCCTCTTCTGTCCAGATATTGCCTGAACATGGCGTTAAAGTTGTTTTTGTTGAAACAGAAAATATGAAGATTGAATTCATATCACCTCTTGATGACACATCCCCTATCGCGAATTTTTTAGAAAAAAACCCAAAAGGCGGCATTCACCATCTTTGTTTTGAGGTCGATGATGTCACAAAATCTCTGGCTCATCTGCAGAGCATAAACATCAATCCTGTAGGCTTTAAGGAGCCTCGTATTGGCGCTCATGGTAACCCTGTCATCTTTCTATCACCTAAAGATTTTTATGGCACATTGTTGGAACTTGAAGAAATCCCTTCGTAAGAACCTTGCCATTTATTTTTAAATATATTAAAGTTTCAGTAAGTATAATCCTTTAATCTCGAATGTCCTATGCAAAAAAATAAGAATGAGCAGACACCATGACATCCACAATTGACTTGAAAATTTTAGAGACTCTCTCTTCAAAAATTTGCCACGATCTCGTGAATCCCATCAGCGCAATCAATAATGGCGTTGAATTGCTTGAAGATAGTAGCAATGATGGAAATTTCTCAAAAGAAGCAATCAAAATGGTTGAATTTTCGGGAGATCAAGCCTCTAAACGGCTCCAAATTTTCCGTTATGCTTATGGACAGCTCTTATCCGGCACAGGCACCCCCCTTACAAAAATTGTTGAAACCATCAACTCATTTCTATCAAGCAGCCGTATTTCTGTTGAATTCCCTACCAATTTCGCAGCATCGCCCTTAATGAAAAAAGATGGCTTCTTAAGGCTTTTGATCAACGCCTTTCTCTTTTCATTCGAAATTATGCAAATCGAAGGCACAATCACTGTTCAAGATAATATTTCTGTCGATGGAGAAGCTCTCTCATTGCATATTTTTGGAAAACATAAAGACATTAATGCTGAAGTTCTTTCAGGGCTCCAAGGACGCAGCAATGCGAATGACGTATCTGTTCAATCGATCACCGCCTATCTGCTAGGATGCTATGTTCGTCAGTATGGCGCAACCATTGCTTTAGAGGTGACAGATGAAATTAACATGACCCTCAAACTGACAATGCCAGAACAAGGAGTCGTCAGCTCCACACAGCTGAACTAGCCCCCCCCTATTTGCCCTTCATAAAATTTGTTTCCTCGAGAAATTTTATTTCATCTGGTGTGCTCTTTCTGCCCAAGATCGAATTTCGATGCGGAAAGCGCCCAAATTGCACAATGACGTCTCGGTGTTCAATTGCATATTTCAACGTATACTCATCTCCCAGAGCCTCAAAAAGAGCAACAGAATAATCCTGATTTTCAATCTTTTCACTATGCTCAAAAGGAAGATATAGGAATACCCTTTGCGTAGGTAAAAGGTTCTGGTCATATTTTTTGTCTAATGCATCCCGGCTAACGCTGAGAGCCATTGGGTCTGAAGCAAAAGCTTGAGGTGTACCTCTGTACATATTTCTTGGGAATTGATCGAGCAAAATGACTAAGGCCAAACTTCCTTTTGGTGTTTCTGAAAGCGCATTTAATTTACCTGCAACAGCTTCAACATAGATGGATTCAAATTGTGTTTTGACCTGTTGATCAAACTCAGGTGAGCTTTGAAACCAAAAATCTTGAAAATGACCATAGGTGTCCGATTCAGGATCTCCGAACCAGAAGTTTAGTATGGATGATATAATCAATTGAGATGACATTACTTTCCCTTTTTTTTGCTAATAGCTTTCTGAGGAAAATGGCGTGCCCGAAGGGATTCGAACCCCTGACCCACAGCTTAGAAGGCTGTTGCTCTATCCGGCTGAGCTACGGGCACGTAATGAAACATTTTATAGCAATCGTCTCATGTGATTTTATAGCTCATTTGACAAGAAAATCCAAGCTCTTTTTTTGAAAAAAAGAATAATAATATCTCGGCAGATCACAGAATAATACTCAAACGAGAGTTATAAACTCATCATGACTGTATTGATTTTAGAAAGAGGGTTTTTAAAAGTGGTCGGGGCGCCCAGATTCGAACTGGGGGCCCCCTGTACCCAAAACAGGTGCGCTGACCAGGCTGCGCTACGCCCCGACATATGCTTTTAATTTAAAGACGAAGGATAAAATTTCTTTTAACCCCTCTTAAAAATTTTAAAGCCATTTTTTAACTTACTTGTATTTCTAACCCATCCAGACGAATTTATCAAGTCTCTTTTTTGAAATTAGAGAACTTTTTTTATGAGCTTTAAAATAATCGAGCATTTAGAACGAGATCACCAGCCTTCAAATGATTTTTATCAGCACCTCCGCCCTTGATTTCCAGTACTCCCATCACCGGAACATCTGATGAAATCTCTTCAATTGACAAAGGCGTCACATTTTTTTGTATTTTCACAATGCGGCCATTTTCAGCAATAAAGAGCATGTCTAATGGAATAATCGTATCTTTCATCCACATTGACACAACTTTTGCAGGATCAAATGAAAAAAGCATCGCTTGATCATCTTCAACCTTATCAACAAAACTAAGACCTGAAGCAAGTTCATCAGGTGTCGAAGCAATTGCACCTTTAAAAATCACACGCCTATGATCCTGAGTGATGACCATAATTGTATGATCATAATTAATCTGTCTTTTTGTTGGCTTTAAAGGTTGCTGGGTGGCTTCTACTAAAAAAATGTGTGATCCTGTCGCAAAATGCGATACTACAATACCCACAAGACCTAAGAAGAGCGTTACAAGGATATATTTTTTTATATTCATCTGTGTCATCCTTTCTTATAGCATGCTCAGAGTAAATTTTTGTTAAATGAAGAAGATATAACTGAGTAACACGAAGAGCGGCAGCAACGTAATGCAAGCAATGAACATATATGAGAAAAAGCCAGGCATCTTGATGCCATTATGTTCAGCAATTGA
It encodes the following:
- the pdhA gene encoding pyruvate dehydrogenase (acetyl-transferring) E1 component subunit alpha is translated as MTKKREALSKEQYLKFYEDMLLLRRFEEKAGQLYGMGLIGGFCHLYIGQEAVVVGIQAAQQANDTVITSYRDHGHMLACGMDAKGVMAELTGRSGGYSKGKGGSMHMFSREKNFFGGHGIVGAQVSIGAGLGFAHKYKKDNGVCVCYFGDGAINQGQVYESFNMASLWKLPVLFVVENNKYAMGTAQERSSAGELYQRGASYGIPGKQVNGMNVVEMYHEASDAFDYIRSGKGPMLFEAKTYRYRGHSMSDPAKYRSKEEVEKVKGESDPLDYLKGYLLEKKMITEEELKEMDKRVKALVAESADFAQQSPEPDASELWTDVLVSA
- a CDS encoding 50S ribosomal protein L11 methyltransferase, which produces MEENILKYKVSFELDVSDLLRVESMLDEVFPTYSLLEIDESIEKWGVQIFFEEKPDLEDIQNMLPLQRSTDEPFALSLEEIADEDWLKKSYEGFPPLTIGDQFYIYGSHIAEAPPAGFHALQLDAATAFGSGEHFTTRGCLEALLAMKDKITPASILDMGCGTAILGMAAAKLYPDVTDILVVDNDPEAVTVSQFNLEKNQLNKRVAAFCGDGYNTKEVEDHKAFDLIFANILANPLCLMAEAAMKKLAVGGHLILAGLLVNQKEDVLNAHIKHGADLIYEKAYQDWQILVLTKKEESMR
- a CDS encoding UvrD-helicase domain-containing protein; this translates as MNEYAYNIEIEENQEVPVSSPLSYLDLLNERQKEAVLLTDGSVLVLAGAGTGKTRVLTTRIVHLLNTGKASPHEILAVTFTNKAAAEMHERVNMLLGHQTEGWWIGTFHAIAVRILRVHAEKIGLQSNFNILDDDDQLRLIKQILKDEEVDEKKWPPRMVKSTIDYFKNRALLPEQIGSDAKRFLVEGKMKRIYSLYQERLKASNLCDFGDLLLHVIQIFKNHSEILEQYQHRFKYILVDEYQDTNVAQYLWLRYLAQHHKNLCCVGDDDQSIYGWRGAQVDNILRFEADFPGATIIRLEQNYRSTGHILSCAGTLIEKNKSRLGKTLWTESDKGLPVEVHSFWDGQEEARLIALEIDKLQRKGVSLSEIAVLVRAGYQTREFEERFLAVGLPYKVIGGLRFYERLEIRDAIAYFRLIVQPQDDLAFERIINTPKRGIGPSTLQLIHHVARSEQISLLEATDRLLGTDEFKPKMKQTLFEFVNNIKKCRDSLAHTKHVDVVQSILKDSGYIEMWRQDKSPEAPGRLENLNELINAIGEFETMQSFLEHISLVMDNASQTEQNLVTFMTLHAAKGLEFNVVFLPGWEEGVFPNPKAMEDNGVQGLEEERRLAYVGMTRARERLIISHVKNRRMYGTWDAMLPSRFLKELSASAVVIKRTQSQSNYQVQQKWSQQSYYKNQMIDKPPLSLEKKNRYMSEPADDFTASSIFEKGVRVFHQKFGYGVVSFVESDKVTVLFDKAGEKKVMSGFLVVAEAAGL
- a CDS encoding DUF502 domain-containing protein, with amino-acid sequence MSKKTHYKNNLKSDVACLIKAAQRKGFWGKLRGYFLAGILITAPISLTIYLGWIFIDFMDTKVSGILPDKYNPETYLPFSVPGLGFLIFLIVITLIGALTAGFVGRYFINLSERIVTRMPILRSIYAAIKQIFETILSTQSSAFREVVLFQYPRPGIWSLGFITGLTEGEIQDLTEDEVLNVFLPTTPNPTSGFLLFIPKNDLLFLEMSVEDGIKMVVSGGILTPKKLKEKSIETKNYA
- a CDS encoding ribonuclease J, coding for MTMNKDHFSKKKKSHKQQSHIKSFDLKTTPHKKFTPPADENWFVSLGGSGEIGTNLNFYGHDGKWLMVDFGISFGNDMTPGVDVIMPDISFAAEHKRDIEALIVTHAHEDHCGAIPYLWQKLKCPIYCTPFTAEIVKAKMQESGVNLENNLHVVPLDSEIELGQFKVHFISMTHSIPESCALFIQTKAGNVVHTGDWRVDENPIVGRKTNVPFLKQIGEQGVDVMVCDSTNANVKSVDGSELEVEATLRRIFKDYKHRVLVTCFASNIGRVVSVARAAHEQNRKVALVGRSLWRMTGAAKETGYLAGIDNFISETDMRNYADDELVLICTGSQGEARAAMSKIARGEHQHVRIKPSDLVLFSSREIPGNELALNRVKNNLSQLNVKYMTADDEMIHVSGHPAQDQLLQLYQWVKPKISVPVHGEVMHQTAHAEIAHAANAKQVVIPDNGDLFSFKDGAAHLIDKIKTGKYALQGDKVVAFDEDVIRDRFRMMNSGLVMITLVLDENGEVVSDPVVSTMGIFDESDYDIGRVDEIIYDTLGSMNPSQIEQDALIEEMIGPKVKRYFSSRYGMKPNLKLHIARV
- the mce gene encoding methylmalonyl-CoA epimerase, with translation MLKRLNHVAIAVPDSEQAAAHYGLVFGMTPSSVQILPEHGVKVVFVETENMKIEFISPLDDTSPIANFLEKNPKGGIHHLCFEVDDVTKSLAHLQSININPVGFKEPRIGAHGNPVIFLSPKDFYGTLLELEEIPS
- a CDS encoding DUF924 domain-containing protein; the protein is MSSQLIISSILNFWFGDPESDTYGHFQDFWFQSSPEFDQQVKTQFESIYVEAVAGKLNALSETPKGSLALVILLDQFPRNMYRGTPQAFASDPMALSVSRDALDKKYDQNLLPTQRVFLYLPFEHSEKIENQDYSVALFEALGDEYTLKYAIEHRDVIVQFGRFPHRNSILGRKSTPDEIKFLEETNFMKGK
- a CDS encoding DUF192 domain-containing protein: MNIKKYILVTLFLGLVGIVVSHFATGSHIFLVEATQQPLKPTKRQINYDHTIMVITQDHRRVIFKGAIASTPDELASGLSFVDKVEDDQAMLFSFDPAKVVSMWMKDTIIPLDMLFIAENGRIVKIQKNVTPLSIEEISSDVPVMGVLEIKGGGADKNHLKAGDLVLNARLF